In Papaver somniferum cultivar HN1 chromosome 1, ASM357369v1, whole genome shotgun sequence, a genomic segment contains:
- the LOC113328790 gene encoding wall-associated receptor kinase 2-like has protein sequence MQNCRNLLCSSRLIKPSYQISFDNEKNKNHNTGCIMLLKLLYLVQLFFLTVASSSSVPPFFRTKAGCDAKCGNVSIPYPFGIINSNGNDCSIGGTGFDYSITCNTSFHPPKAFQGTGNLEVIDITETEIRTRNNPAALCYSESGNVTVDIWWASMNFTETQFTVSHTKNMFFGIGCDTYASIYGNRNGLKDFSSSCSSDCDNRGSVMTGSCFGKGCCRSTIPKGVQVFTTMLVKKKTPWLNVSSTWSFDPCSYAFVAEQDQYTFSASDILDGNNFMSKVTDVPVVLDWAIGNKTCEEAQKDLASFVCQENSKCSDVDSNPGYLCTCNNGYEGNPYLSPGCQDINECEDQNNKPCVGICTNTIGSYNCSCPKGSRGDGKRGGSGCVHNNEGSPVFKISLGIGLGLLFLVIGSSLLYLSLRKRKQILLKAKFFQKNGGLLLKQQTSSQEGGGESSAKIFTAEELKLATNNYDDKLILGRGGHGVVYKGTLSDNRVVAIKKSKIVDESQIEEFINELVILTQVNHRNVVKILGCCLETEVPLLVYEYVSNGTLSQHIHIAKDGMSSSISWESRLRIAAETAGAIAYLHSAASIPIIHRDIKSANVLLDENYTAKVADFGASRLNPLDQNEIDTLVQGTLGYLDPEYHHSGQLTGKSDVYSFGVVLVELLTGERPISLERSEEQRNIASYFISLMKGNNVLHVLETRVVAEGNREQVLSVAKLAKRCLSLKSEDRPTMKEVAMELENLMKSSSSTHTSMQDNYRKHNEEPTYSTSEPTDLYTVPIGHYSLGDSDQFSTERDMSMSSFNPR, from the exons ATGCAGAATTGTAGAAACCTTCTTTGTTCATCAAGATTGATCAAACCTAGCTATCAAATATCATTTGATAACGAAAAAAACAAGAATCATAATACTGGTTGCATAATGCTTCTAAAGCTCTTATATCTAGTGCAACTCTTTTTCTTAACCGTAGCATCTTCATCATCAGTTCCTCCATTCTTCAGGACAAAAGCAGGGTGTGATGCCAAATGTGGTAATGTTTCAATTCCCTATCCGTTTGGAATAATCAATTCGAACGGGAATGATTGCTCAATTGGGGGAACCGGGTTTGATTACAGCATTACTTGCAATACTTCTTTTCACCCTCCCAAGGCCTTCCAAGGTACAGGTAATCTTGAAGTCATAGATATAACAGAAACTGAAATTCGCACTAGAAACAACCCAGCTGCCTTATGTTACAGTGAATCCGGCAACGTCACGGTTGATATTTGGTGGGCATCGATGAACTTCACTGAAACACAATTTACAGTATCGCATACAAAAAACATGTTCTTTGGGATCGGGTGCGACACATATGCATCTATATATGGGAATAGGAATGGGTTAAAAGATTTTTCCAGCTCGTGTTCGTCGGATTGTGATAATAGGGGAAGTGTGATGACTGGGTCTTGCTTCGGAAAAGGGTGTTGCCGGAGTACCATCCCCAAGGGAGTACAGGTGTTTACAACTATGCTCGTGAAAAAGAAAACCCCATGGCTGAATGTTTCATCGACCTGGTCTTTCGATCCTTGTAGTTATGCTTTCGTAGCTGAGCAAGATCAGTACACATTCAGTGCATCTGATATCTTGGATGGAAATAATTTCATGAGCAAAGTGACAGATGTACCTGTTGTACTTGATTGGGCTATAGGGAATAAGACTTGCGAAGAAGCACAAAAGGACTTGGCAAGTTTTGTTTGCCAGGAAAATAGTAAATGCAGCGATGTTGACAGCAATCCTGGATATCTCTGCACTTGCAACAATGGATACGAGGGGAACCCTTATCTCAGTCCTGGATGCCAAG ACATAAATGAGTGTGAGGATCAAAACAACAAACCTTGTGTAGGGATTTGCACAAACACCATTGGGAGTTACAATTGTTCTTGTCCAAAAGGGAGTCGTGGCGATGGGAAGAGAGGTGGGAGTGGTTGCGTTCACAATAATGAAGGGTCTCCGGTGTTTAAGATCTCTCTCG GTATCGGTTTAGGCCTcttgtttttagttattggtaGTTCTTTGTTATACCTAAGTTTGAGGAAAAGAAAGCAAATCCTTCTCAAGGCAAAATTCTTTCAAAAGAATGGAGGTTTATTGTTAAAGCAGCAAACGTCTTCACAAGAAGGTGGCGGAGAATCATCTGCAAAGATCTTTACAGCAGAAGAACTAAAACTGGCAACCAACAACTATGATGACAAATTGATCCTTGGGCGTGGAGGTCATGGTGTAGTTTACAAAGGAACTTTATCTGATAATCGTGTTGTTGCcataaagaaatcaaaaatagTTGATGAGAGTCAGATTGaagaattcatcaatgagctagtcatcttaactcaggttaaccACCGAAATGTTGTGAAGATTTTGGGGTGTTGTTTAGAGACTGAAGTCCCCTTACTTGTCTATGAATATGTTTCTAATGGAACCCTCTCTCAACATATCCATATCGCTAAAGATGGAATGTCATCATCCATTTCTTGGGAAAGTAGGTTGAGAATTGCAGCCGAAACTGCAGGCGCAATTGCATACTTACACTCTGCAGCTTCTATACCCATTATTCATAGAGATATTAAATCAGCCAATGTACTGTTGGATGAAAATTACACAGCAAAAGTGGCTGATTTTGGAGCATCAAGGTTAAATCCGTTAGATCAAAATGAAATAGACACACTTGTTCAGGGGACCTTAGGTTATTTGGATCCAGAATACCATCATTCTGGCCAGTTGACAGGTAAAAGCGATGTTTATAGTTTTGGTGTAGTTCTTGTAGAGCTCCTAACAGGAGAAAGACCTATATCGTTGGAGAGATCCGAAGAACAACGTAATATCGCATCATATTTCATTTCATTGATGAAAGGAAACAATGTGCTCCATGTCCTTGAGACTCGGGTTGTGGCTGAAGGGAATAGAGAGCAAGTCCTTTCAGTTGCAAAACTTGCAAAGAGATGCCTCAGTTTGAAGAGTGAAGATAGGCCTACAATGAAAGAAGTTGCTATGGAGCTAGAAAATTTGATGAAATCGTCATCGTCAACACACACATCAATGCAAGATAATTATCGTAAACACAACGAAGAGCCAACATATTCAACATCTGAGCCAACAGATTTATATACAGTACCAATAGGCCACTACTCACTCGGTGATTCTGACCAGTTCAGTACAGAAAGAGACATGTCAATGTCATCATTTAATCCACGATGA